A window of the Pueribacillus theae genome harbors these coding sequences:
- the uraA gene encoding uracil permease, giving the protein MKQREIQVDERLPLLQSLPLSIQHLFAMFGSTVLVPILFGVDPAIILLMNGVGTILYLFMTKGQIPAYLGSSFAFLSPVFFVLSKYAGIEGYSHALGGFLAVGIVLVIVSFIVKVAGTGWLDVIFPPAAMGAIVAVIGLELVPTAAQMAGFVKPSDAPETWTIDMNVIAVSTLTLFLTIIFWVMLRGFLKIIPILLGIIAGYIIAYFFGMVDFTKVGEADILSLPTFYAMKFNWSDVFIILPAALVLIPEHIGHLVVTGNIVKKDLMKDPGLDRSLMGNGISTILSSFVGSTPNTTYGENIGVLAITRVYSTWIIGGAAVIAIILSFFGKLAALISSIPQPVMGGISLLLFGIIAVSGIRMLIESKVDYSNSQNLILTCVVLVIGISGAAIQIGTVELKGMGLATIIAISLSLFFKLLDLLNLSNE; this is encoded by the coding sequence ATGAAACAACGAGAAATTCAAGTAGACGAGCGTTTGCCACTACTCCAAAGCTTGCCGTTAAGCATCCAGCATTTGTTTGCAATGTTCGGCTCAACCGTATTAGTCCCGATATTATTCGGAGTCGATCCAGCAATTATCTTGCTCATGAACGGAGTCGGGACTATTTTGTATCTTTTCATGACGAAAGGGCAAATTCCCGCTTATCTCGGTTCGAGTTTTGCTTTTTTGTCACCGGTTTTTTTTGTTCTGTCAAAATACGCTGGTATTGAAGGATACAGCCATGCATTGGGAGGATTCCTTGCGGTCGGCATCGTACTCGTCATCGTGTCGTTTATCGTAAAAGTTGCCGGTACCGGGTGGCTGGACGTTATTTTCCCGCCAGCCGCAATGGGGGCAATTGTTGCAGTCATTGGACTTGAGCTCGTCCCAACCGCCGCACAGATGGCAGGGTTTGTGAAACCGTCCGATGCGCCGGAAACTTGGACAATTGACATGAATGTCATTGCCGTTTCCACGCTGACTTTATTTCTTACGATCATTTTTTGGGTCATGCTTCGCGGCTTTCTCAAAATTATTCCCATCTTGCTTGGCATTATTGCAGGGTATATCATTGCTTACTTTTTTGGAATGGTCGATTTCACGAAAGTTGGTGAAGCAGATATACTTTCTTTGCCTACCTTTTATGCGATGAAGTTCAATTGGTCTGATGTTTTTATTATCTTGCCTGCTGCCCTCGTATTAATTCCTGAACATATCGGCCATCTCGTTGTAACAGGCAATATTGTTAAAAAAGACTTAATGAAAGACCCCGGGCTTGATCGCTCGCTAATGGGAAATGGGATTTCTACGATTCTATCAAGCTTCGTTGGTTCGACACCGAATACGACGTACGGTGAGAACATTGGGGTCCTTGCGATTACCCGCGTATACTCGACTTGGATAATCGGAGGAGCAGCGGTGATAGCAATTATTCTGTCGTTCTTCGGCAAATTGGCTGCACTTATTTCATCAATCCCACAGCCTGTTATGGGCGGTATTTCATTGCTTTTGTTCGGCATCATTGCAGTGAGCGGCATCCGCATGCTTATTGAGTCAAAAGTCGATTACAGCAACTCACAAAACCTTATTTTAACTTGCGTCGTTCTCGTTATCGGGATTAGCGGTGCGGCCATCCAGATCGGGACAGT